The genomic DNA TAGAGATAACTTTGGAGGCCGCTGAAGAACTGGCTTTCTTCGCTGGAGAGAACCTGCGCGTTCTGGACACGGAACTGGATAAGTTAGCCCTCTATGTGGACAGAGCGCGTCCTGTGGTCCCGGAAGATGTGAGGGCTGTGGTGCCTTATGCACGGGAGGCCAGCATCTTTTCCCTAACCGATGCCCTGGGGAGAAGAGATGCGGGGACAGCTCTGGAAGTGCTTCGCTCCCTTCTAGAGCAAGGCGAACCTTTTCTGGGCATAGTGGGGATGCTGGGGAAACACCTGAGGCTTCTCCTTATGGTCAAGCTTCTCATGGCTAAGGGGTATTCCTCCCGTGAAATCGCCCAGAGGCTTGGAGTCCTGCCTTTTGTAGTGGACAAAGCCATCCGTCAGAGCGGGAACTTCTCGGTGGAATATCTGAAAAAGGCTTACGAAAGGCTCCTAAGGCTGGATGTGGACTTTAAAACTGGCAGAGTTGAAGGGCCTGTAGCCCTGGAACTTTTGGTGACAACCCTCACCTCATCGCTGGAATGAGAGCTCGCGGAGGTAATGAATGGCCTTCTGGGTTGGAACTTCTGGTTGGGTCTATCCTCACTGGAAGGGAGTTTTATATCCTCCGGAGCTTCCTCAGAGAGAGTGGTTGGGTTTCTATTCTTCGCGCTTTCGCACTGTTGAAATTAACAGCACTTTCTATCGGTTGCCCAGCGAAGAATCTTTCAAGAGCTGGAATAAAGCCACTCCTTCGGACTTTCTTTTCAGCGTTAAAGCCAGCCGGTTCATAACTCACATAAAGAAACTTAAAGTGAGTTCCAGGCCTGTGGAAGTTTTCCTTGAGAGGGCGAGGCTTCTGGGTCCAAAGCTCGGCCCCATCCTCTTTCAGCTCCCCCCGGACTGGACGTGCAATCTGGGGAGGTTTGAGGCTTTTTTAGAATTACTGCCAGGTGATTTAACCTTTGCCTTTGAGTTCAGGAACGAGAGTTGGTT from Anaerolineae bacterium includes the following:
- the holA gene encoding DNA polymerase III subunit delta; the encoded protein is MLYIIHGEEEFLRSQAIKKLKERLGSPPLSDMNFTLLEGKKVQPEELREVCFTMPFMLPVRIVLVRGLLSRVERGNQELSEFLAGFLPTLPPTTLLILEEDRTIGEEHPLHLLLSELEKSGRAKLLHFERIKGEKLRQWIKERAREKGIEITLEAAEELAFFAGENLRVLDTELDKLALYVDRARPVVPEDVRAVVPYAREASIFSLTDALGRRDAGTALEVLRSLLEQGEPFLGIVGMLGKHLRLLLMVKLLMAKGYSSREIAQRLGVLPFVVDKAIRQSGNFSVEYLKKAYERLLRLDVDFKTGRVEGPVALELLVTTLTSSLE
- a CDS encoding DUF72 domain-containing protein, coding for MAFWVGTSGWVYPHWKGVLYPPELPQREWLGFYSSRFRTVEINSTFYRLPSEESFKSWNKATPSDFLFSVKASRFITHIKKLKVSSRPVEVFLERARLLGPKLGPILFQLPPDWTCNLGRFEAFLELLPGDLTFAFEFRNESWFNEKVYSLLEKKGIALCLISLPGFLCPVKVTAPFVYIRMHGSGVVYGGLYGPEELNYWARLAKNFLLEGLDLYVYFNNDAFGFAVRNAAEFAEMLI